ACCATAGAGTCTAGAGGAAAGGAAGATCATATGTTTCAGATCATAAAGAAAATCATTAAAAATCAAATCAGAAATCCAAAGTGGTTATTATTCTTGATGATATTCCCTATCTTTTTAATGATTCTGATCGGTTCGATTCTGACCGGAGCCTTCTCTGACAAATCAAACCTGACCATGGTTGATGTTGCATTGCTCAATCAATCGGAAGGAATGGCAGCCGAGGTTATTGATGCCTTAACCACAGCCTCTGTATCCATTGAAAAAGATTACGGGATAAAAATGGGCTACACCGGCTCAGAGAAAGAAGGTAAAAAAGAGGCGCGGGTGAACAAAAAGGTATTCGTGCACCTGGATAAGGAGAAGATCCTGGTCTACGGAAATGAATCGGAGCCGTTAAATACGGCCAGAGTGGTAGCCTTATTCCGAAGCGTGGCCAGCAGCATCCAGACGGTTAAGGAAGCCTATAAAATTGACGGGGAAAAAGCGATTGAACTGATTGGCGCGGATAATGCGACGTATGAAGTGCCTGTAGAACTGATTCCATCCAAAAGTGCCATGAGCTCCTATGATTATTATGGGGTGGTGGAATTAACGCTTATGGTGATGTATATGATGCTGATTCCCATT
This genomic interval from Paenibacillus sp. FSL H8-0332 contains the following:
- a CDS encoding ABC transporter permease; translation: MFQIIKKIIKNQIRNPKWLLFLMIFPIFLMILIGSILTGAFSDKSNLTMVDVALLNQSEGMAAEVIDALTTASVSIEKDYGIKMGYTGSEKEGKKEARVNKKVFVHLDKEKILVYGNESEPLNTARVVALFRSVASSIQTVKEAYKIDGEKAIELIGADNATYEVPVELIPSKSAMSSYDYYGVVELTLMVMYMMLIPIGDLFTDKRTKIKERILLTGLSRVKYYLASLAAYSIFAFVVFIPAFIFSITYLDVNWGNYSLFMYLYIVLFAIFNVALGMLLAQLLKARGKVDVILSVIILPIFSFLGGSYTPFPYDMDGVFGKVLLVSPLRWVNVGILKSTYAHDNQMIWVSSAIFLLLIFVSLFIVVAKEKKEELRA